The nucleotide sequence CGTTCAGGTCGCCCTTGAGCGTCTCCTTGTACTCGTAACCGGCGTCGTCGGAGCCGACGACGATCCGCAGGGGCTTGCTCATTTCCCGTCCTCCTTCGCGCTGCGCGCGTAGCTCTCGGCGACCGTCCGGGCGCACATCGCCAGCGACGTGGCCCCCGCGTCGGGGGTGCCGACGCTGCGCTCGGCGAGCGGTCGCGCGCGCCCGACCTTCGGGCGCATGTCCGCGGTGGCCTTGGCCGCGTCGGTGGCGACCTCGGCCGCGGCACGCCAGGCGTCCTGCCAGTCGCTGCCGTCACCGACGCGGCGTTCCAGTTCCTCGGTGAAGGGCAGCAGCGCGTCGAGCATCGTCTTGTCGCCCGGCGACGCGCCGCCCAGTCGGATCAACGCGTCGTAGCCGTCGCGCATGCCCGCGGCCACGGTCGCCGATTCCGGCGTGCCGGTATCGCCGAGCCGCGCGCCGAGTGCGGTCAGCAGTGCGCCCCAGAGCACGCCGGACGTCCCGCCGGCCTTGGCCGCCCACGCCTTGCCCGCCGCGGCGAGCGTAGAGCCCGGCCCGGCACCGTCGGCGACGGCCTCGGCGGCGGCGGCGCTGGCCGCCGTGGAGCCCTTGACCATGCCGCGGCCGTGGTCGCCGTCACCGGCCACGGCGTCGATGCGGCCCAGTTCGTCCTCCACCCCGGCGAGCATGGTCGCGATGGCGTCGAGCGCTCGGGCGATGCGCGCCGCGGCGGCGCGGCCCTCGTCGTCGGAGAGGGCCGCGAGGTCCACCACCGGCGCGGCGGCGTCGGCCGCGGCGTCGGTACGCACGGCCGCCGAATCCGACTGTGCCGCAGCACCCTTGCGGTAGGCCGGGCTGTCGGCCGGTGCCCGCCAGTACCGCTCCAGCTCATCGTCCAGCCACATCACCGTCAGCGAGCAGCCCGCCATGTCGAGGCTGGTCACCAGCTCCCCGACCTCCGGCTCGATCACCTCGTAGCCACGCTCGCGCAGCAGCCGCGACACCGTGCCCCACACGACGAAGAGTTCCTCGTACTTGGTGCGACCCAGCCCGTTGAGGATGACGGCGATGCGCGTGCCGTGGGCAGCGCCGTCGGCGGCCTCGTAGTCGCCCAGCACCCCGTCGACGAGGGTGTGCGCCAGCCGTTCGGCCGTTGGCATTTCCTCGTCGGCCACGCCCGGCTCGCCGTGGATGCCCAGGCCGAGGCCCATGTGTCCCTCGGGCACCGTGAATAGCGGATGGTCCGCGCCGGGCAGCGTGCAGCCGTCGAACGCCACACCGAGCGTGCGGGTGGCGGCGTTGGCCGCCTCGGCCACCCGGATGACACCGGCCAGGTCGAGGCCCTCCTCGGCCGCTGCGCTGGCGCACTTGAACACCGTGAAGTCCCCGGCGATGCCGCGGCGCTTGGTCTCCTCGCCCTGCGGGGCGCTCGCCACGTCGTCGGTGACGGCGAAGTACGCCGCCTCGATGCCCTCGCTGCGCAACTGGTCCACGGCGAGGGTGAAGTTCATGACGTCACCGGCGTAATTGCCGGTGGTGAGCAGGACGCCCGCATCCCCGTGCGCGGCGCGCGCGACCGAGGCGGCCTCCTCGGCCGACGGCGAGGTGAAGATGTTGCCGACCACCGCGCCGTCGGCGAATCCCGTTCCCACGGTGCCGCAGAACGCCGGATAGTGGCCGGATCCGCCGCCGATCACCACGGCGACCTTGCCGGGACGGGTCTCGTATGCCCGCACGACGCCGCCGGGGACGCCGACGACGTAGCGCGCGTTGGCGTCGAGGAAACCCACCAGCATGTCCTCGGTGAAGCGGGCGGGATCGTTGAACAGCTTCGTCATCGCAGCCGCTCCCCCGTGCCGGCGTCGAACAGGTACACCCGTTCGGCCGGGGCGGTCACGACCACCTTCTGCTCGGGCTGGTACTCCTCGGCTGCGGGCGTCTGCACGACGATGCCGTCCTCCATGCCCGCGACGGTACTGGTGGCCAGACCGAATTCGAGCAGGTGCTCGAAGTAGGCGACGGTGACCGCGACGCCGGATCCGGCAGGCACATCGGCTGACAGTGCGCAATCCTGCGGCCGGATGCCCACGGTGACCTCGGTGCCGTCGGCGACGGACGTCGCCGTCGTCTCGAGTGACCCGGCGCCGGAGCCGATCTCGACGCGGGTCCGCCCGTCGGCCACCCGTGCGACACCGCGGACGACGTTGATCTGCGGTTCGCCGACGAACTGGGCGACGAACAGGTTCGCCGGATCGTCGAACACCTCGTCCGGCGTGCCGAACTGTTGCACCACGCCCGCGTCCATCACGGCGAGGCGGTCGGCCAGTGACAGCGCCTCCACCTGATCGTGGGTGACGACGATCGTGGTGTAGCCGAATTCCCGCTGCAGCACCTTCAGTTCGCGCCGCACCCGCTGCCGGGCCGAGGCATCGAGGTGGCTGAGTGGCTCGTCGAGCAGCAGCACCGGTGGGTTGCGCACCAGCGCGCGCGCCAGCGCCACGCGCTGCTTCTGCCCGCTGGACAGGCCCGCGGGCCGCAGACCGAGCAGATCGTCCATCTCGAGCCGCGCACTGATCGAGTCGACCATCTGCTCTGCGCCGGCGACCTTGCGCGCCTTCAGGCCGTACAGCAGGTTGTCCCGCACCGACAGCGGCGGGTACAGCGCGTAGCTCTCGAAGCCGACGCCGATGCCGCGCTTGGCAGCCGGCAGCTGCGAGATCTCGCGATCGCCGATCCTGATCGACCCGCTGGTGACGGTCTCCAACCCGGCGATCATCCGCAGCGTCGTGGTCTTGCCGCAGCCCGACGGTCCCAGCAGCGCGACGAGTTCCCCGGGCGCGATGTCCAGGTTGATCCCCTTGACGGCCTGGAAGCTCTCCCGTCCGCGGGCGCTGTAGGTCTTCACCAGGTCGGTGAGCGTCAGGCTCTGGGCGGTGGTGGTCGTGGGGGTGGGAATGGTCGCGGTCACTCCGCTGCCTCCAGGATCTGGTCGTGGGCACCGAGCCGCCGGGTGTCGCCGTCACCGGCGTCACCGCCCGGGTCCGGCTGGGCGGCGAAGACGTGGACGTCGGCATCGGCGACGGTCATCGACACCTCACTGCCCTCGCCGACGCCCTCCCTGCCGGACGCCAGCACGATGAGCTGTTCGCCGCCGATGGCGACGGTCAGCTCGACGTTGCGGCCCAGCCGCTCGGCCAGTCGCACGGTGCCGCGCAGGTGTCCGTCGCCGGCGACGTGCACGTCGCACGGCCGCAGGCCCACGCGTACCCGGTCACCCGAGCTGACGGTGACGTCCGGGGGCACGGGCACGTCGAACGAGCCGTCCCCGGTCGCGCTACCGAGCCGGATCCGGCTGCCGTCGACGACGCCGTCGAGGAGGTTGATCTCGGGCTGGCCGAGGGCCTTGGCGACGAACGTGTCGGCGGGCGAGCGCCAGATCTCCTCCGGCGTGCCGATCTGCACCAGCCTGCCGTGACGCATCACCGCGATGCGGTCACCGAGCGCGAGCGCCTCCTGGTAGTCGTGGGTGACGTAGATCGTCGTCGTGCTCGACATGGCGCCCAGCTGCTTGAGTTCGGCACGCATCGCCGCGCGCAGCTTGGCGTCGAGGTGGCTGAGCGGCTCGTCGAGCAGGTAGACGTCGGCCGGACGGACCAGCACCCGGCCCAGCGCGACGCGCTGGCGCTGGCCGTTGGACAGCTCGCGCGGGAAGCGCTTGAGCAGGTGGTCGATGCCGAGCGTGGTGGTCACCTGCTTGATGCGCTCGGTCTGCTGCGCGTCGGTGTAGCGGCCGGTGCGCCCCGACTTCAACGGCGACGCCAGGTTCTCGCTCACCGTCTTCTGCGGGTACAGTGCGTAGCTCTCGAACGCCATCGCCACGTTGCGGTGGTAGGGCTCGACCGCGGTGACGTCCGTGCCGCCGATGGTGACCGAGCCGCCGTCGATGTCGACGAGGCCCGCCACGGACTTCAGCGTGGTGGTCTTGCCGGCGCCGCTGGGGCCGAGGATGACGAAGAACTCGCCGTTGGCGATGTCGACGCTGAGATCATCCACCGCCTGGGTCTTGCCGTAGGCCTTGGACAGCCCCTTGAGGGACAAAGTAGCCATCAGGCCTTCACCGCCCCGAAGGACAGGCCGCGCACCAGGTACCGCTGGATGGTGAGCGCGAGGACCAGCGGTGGGAGCGCCGCGATGAGCGCCGCCGCCGCGGTGAGGTTGTAGTAGGCCTGGCCGCCGCCGCCGAGGAACTTGGTGATGGCGACGGTGACGGTACCGGCGTTGCTGTCGGCGAGGATCAGCGGGAACACGTAGTTGTTCCACGCGAAGATGAAAGCCAGCAGCGCCGCCGCGGCGATGCCGGGCCGCACGATCGGCAGCGCGACCATCAGGAAGGCGCGTCGCCGCGTGTAACCGTCCAGCAGCGCGGCCTGCTCGAGGTCCTCGGGCAGGTCCTGGAAGTAGGACCGCAGGATCCACACCACCAGCGGCATGGTGACCAACTGCAGCACCCAGATCATCCCGACCTTGGTGTCGAACAGACCGATCTGGTTGTAGATCACGAACAGCGGGACGATCACCATCAACTCCGGCGCGAACCGGAACGAGAGCATCTGGAACATCAGGTCATTGGAGCCCCGGTACTGCCAGCGCCCCGCGGCGTAGGCGGCCGGGATGCCGATGACGAGCGAGACGATCACGGCCCCACCGCAGTTCAGCAGGCTGGTGAGCAGCGACGTCTTGAAGTCGACGCTCGTCATCTGCGTGCCCTTGTCGGACAGCACGGTGGCGAAGTTCGACCATGTCGGGCTGAACTGGAAGTAGGTGGTGGTCTGCTGCTCGGGATTCTTCAGCGCCAGCATCAGCATCCAGAAGATCGGGAACAGCGAGAAGAGGAACCAGAACACCAGTCCCACGTCGGCGGCCACCGACCCGATGGACAGTCGCTTCTGACCCGGCAGCAGCTCGGATCGGGAAAACAGGGCCATGCGTCAGGACTCCGCTCCGGCAGCTCGACGCTGCGCCTTGCCGAGCACGCTCACCAGGTAGCGCGCGGTGATGAACACGATGATCCAGAGCAGCAACATGTAGGTACTGCCCCGGGAGTAGTCGAGGTTGATGATCGAATCCTCGAAGGCGCCGATCTGCAGGGACCGGGTGGCGACGCCGGGGCCGCCCGCGGTGAGCACGTAGATGTGGTCGAAGACCTTGAGGTTGTCCATGAACCGGAAGATGACGGCGACCAGGATGTAGGGCCACAGCATCGGCAGCATGAGCTTGCGGAACATGTAGAACCAGTTGGCGCCGTCGACCTCGGACGCCTCGAACGGTTCCTTGGGCAGCGACCGGATGCCGGCCAGCACGAGGATGGCCACGAACGGGGTGAAGATCCAGACGTCGACGAGGACGACCGAGAACAGGGCGTTGCCCGCGGACAGCCAGTCGAACGTGTTGCCCAGCCCCAGAACGTGATTGAGGATGCCGAACTGGGGGTTGAACATCAGCTTCCAGATCACGCCCGCAATCACCGGCGCGATCATCAGCGGGAGGATCAACACCTTCTCGAAGATCTTGCCGATGATCGACGAGCGATTGAGCAGCAGCGCGAGCCCGACGCCGAGCACCGTCTCGACCGCGGTGGCGGCCACCGCGAACGTCAGCGTGACCTGGACGCTCTTCCAGAACACCTGGTCGCCGAGGACCGAGGCGAAGTTCTGGAACCACACGAAGTGCGGATTCGGATTCACCGCAGCGTAATTGAGGAAGGCGTAGTAGGCACCCACCACGAACGGGTAGAGGATCCCGATCACGATCACCAGGGCGGGGATCGACAGCAGATAGGGCCTCAGCGAGCGGCGCCAGGCGGGCACCTCGGGCAGGGTGCGGCGGGACGCCGCGGCGGGCTGGTCCGGCGAGGTGGCCGGCGCCTTCGGGGTCTGGGTCGTCACGAGGGGTCCTGTTCGGCCATCGGCCACGGCTCCTAGAGGTTGACCTTGGAGGTGTTGGTCTTGGCGAGGCTGCGGAGCCTCGTCGCGGCGTCGTCCCCGCCGTAGATGTCCTGCAGCGCCACCGCCCAGTTCTGCGTCGTATCGAAGAACTTCTTCTGGGGGGTGAACTGGATCTTGGACTGGCCGATGACGGTCTCGAACGCCTCGAGGTAGCCGTACTGGTCGGCGGCGACCTGCTTGAAGGTGGTGTCGAACACCGACTTGCGGACGGGG is from Mycolicibacterium grossiae and encodes:
- a CDS encoding carbohydrate ABC transporter permease: MTTQTPKAPATSPDQPAAASRRTLPEVPAWRRSLRPYLLSIPALVIVIGILYPFVVGAYYAFLNYAAVNPNPHFVWFQNFASVLGDQVFWKSVQVTLTFAVAATAVETVLGVGLALLLNRSSIIGKIFEKVLILPLMIAPVIAGVIWKLMFNPQFGILNHVLGLGNTFDWLSAGNALFSVVLVDVWIFTPFVAILVLAGIRSLPKEPFEASEVDGANWFYMFRKLMLPMLWPYILVAVIFRFMDNLKVFDHIYVLTAGGPGVATRSLQIGAFEDSIINLDYSRGSTYMLLLWIIVFITARYLVSVLGKAQRRAAGAES
- a CDS encoding carbohydrate ABC transporter permease, which translates into the protein MALFSRSELLPGQKRLSIGSVAADVGLVFWFLFSLFPIFWMLMLALKNPEQQTTTYFQFSPTWSNFATVLSDKGTQMTSVDFKTSLLTSLLNCGGAVIVSLVIGIPAAYAAGRWQYRGSNDLMFQMLSFRFAPELMVIVPLFVIYNQIGLFDTKVGMIWVLQLVTMPLVVWILRSYFQDLPEDLEQAALLDGYTRRRAFLMVALPIVRPGIAAAALLAFIFAWNNYVFPLILADSNAGTVTVAITKFLGGGGQAYYNLTAAAALIAALPPLVLALTIQRYLVRGLSFGAVKA
- the derK gene encoding D-erythrulose 4-kinase, producing the protein MTKLFNDPARFTEDMLVGFLDANARYVVGVPGGVVRAYETRPGKVAVVIGGGSGHYPAFCGTVGTGFADGAVVGNIFTSPSAEEAASVARAAHGDAGVLLTTGNYAGDVMNFTLAVDQLRSEGIEAAYFAVTDDVASAPQGEETKRRGIAGDFTVFKCASAAAEEGLDLAGVIRVAEAANAATRTLGVAFDGCTLPGADHPLFTVPEGHMGLGLGIHGEPGVADEEMPTAERLAHTLVDGVLGDYEAADGAAHGTRIAVILNGLGRTKYEELFVVWGTVSRLLRERGYEVIEPEVGELVTSLDMAGCSLTVMWLDDELERYWRAPADSPAYRKGAAAQSDSAAVRTDAAADAAAPVVDLAALSDDEGRAAAARIARALDAIATMLAGVEDELGRIDAVAGDGDHGRGMVKGSTAASAAAAEAVADGAGPGSTLAAAGKAWAAKAGGTSGVLWGALLTALGARLGDTGTPESATVAAGMRDGYDALIRLGGASPGDKTMLDALLPFTEELERRVGDGSDWQDAWRAAAEVATDAAKATADMRPKVGRARPLAERSVGTPDAGATSLAMCARTVAESYARSAKEDGK
- a CDS encoding ABC transporter ATP-binding protein, which gives rise to MATLSLKGLSKAYGKTQAVDDLSVDIANGEFFVILGPSGAGKTTTLKSVAGLVDIDGGSVTIGGTDVTAVEPYHRNVAMAFESYALYPQKTVSENLASPLKSGRTGRYTDAQQTERIKQVTTTLGIDHLLKRFPRELSNGQRQRVALGRVLVRPADVYLLDEPLSHLDAKLRAAMRAELKQLGAMSSTTTIYVTHDYQEALALGDRIAVMRHGRLVQIGTPEEIWRSPADTFVAKALGQPEINLLDGVVDGSRIRLGSATGDGSFDVPVPPDVTVSSGDRVRVGLRPCDVHVAGDGHLRGTVRLAERLGRNVELTVAIGGEQLIVLASGREGVGEGSEVSMTVADADVHVFAAQPDPGGDAGDGDTRRLGAHDQILEAAE
- a CDS encoding ABC transporter ATP-binding protein, producing the protein MTATIPTPTTTTAQSLTLTDLVKTYSARGRESFQAVKGINLDIAPGELVALLGPSGCGKTTTLRMIAGLETVTSGSIRIGDREISQLPAAKRGIGVGFESYALYPPLSVRDNLLYGLKARKVAGAEQMVDSISARLEMDDLLGLRPAGLSSGQKQRVALARALVRNPPVLLLDEPLSHLDASARQRVRRELKVLQREFGYTTIVVTHDQVEALSLADRLAVMDAGVVQQFGTPDEVFDDPANLFVAQFVGEPQINVVRGVARVADGRTRVEIGSGAGSLETTATSVADGTEVTVGIRPQDCALSADVPAGSGVAVTVAYFEHLLEFGLATSTVAGMEDGIVVQTPAAEEYQPEQKVVVTAPAERVYLFDAGTGERLR